One genomic segment of Protaetiibacter intestinalis includes these proteins:
- a CDS encoding DUF2470 domain-containing protein, which produces MTVFSPEVVGAVLAHMNGDHTDDNTLIVRAFGEVEPDDAEMIGLDHLGGVWRYRVDGAEHELRVPWSREISERPEIRREVVVLYNAACERLGVTPRPHA; this is translated from the coding sequence GTGACCGTGTTCTCCCCCGAGGTCGTCGGCGCGGTGCTCGCGCACATGAACGGCGACCACACCGACGACAACACCCTCATCGTGCGCGCCTTCGGCGAGGTGGAGCCCGATGACGCCGAGATGATCGGCCTCGACCACCTGGGCGGCGTCTGGCGCTACCGCGTCGACGGTGCCGAGCACGAGCTGCGCGTGCCGTGGTCGCGCGAGATCTCCGAGCGTCCCGAGATCCGCCGCGAGGTCGTGGTGCTCTACAACGCCGCGTGCGAACGGCTCGGCGTGACCCCGCGGCCGCACGCGTGA
- a CDS encoding alkaline phosphatase family protein: MDEQPDDPHRAGQPSGTSRRDFLLGGGAAAAGVVVGGVVGGAIGHDLGAREALPTPDAETAPGFAHLVVIMDENRSFDNLLGYLYDAGTLPAGQSFEGLAFGDHANTAPDGTRIPAHPYTGTTDEIMGSPNPDPGEPYPHVNTQLFGTVRPPYNIPDDDSRPTMDGFVTDYAINWTEVKGASRAPTNAELGQVMGSFTPEMLPVLSTLAREFAVYDHWYAAVPSQTFCNRSFFHASTSHGFVTNQDGGGYSKWLDAPAAPTVFNRLEDAGVDWRIYYDELQLVSLTGVLHAPVLERYWKTGHFATMTQFYDDVAHGRLPAYSFIEPRMAYNHNDFHPAFGELRESDVDGTEVIDSAISDVRAGELLLHNIYTAIRGSGTGAGSNALNTMLLITFDEHGGTYDHVAPPAAEPPEEDAEPGEMGFTFHRLGCRVPAIAVSAWTAAGTIVHDEMHHGALAATLSRLHGLEPLSRRDAEATPLFNAVNLGVARDPSTWPTTTPQYLPPNPQAEDPHPGNAHRDKPLSPPAQGLLGLLLAKYGNPEHIDPKTYGDAYQVLTTYGTGLFGTAASTPTEAPPTPIP, translated from the coding sequence GTGGACGAGCAGCCGGACGATCCGCACCGCGCCGGGCAGCCGAGCGGCACGAGCCGCCGGGACTTCCTGCTGGGCGGTGGGGCGGCGGCCGCGGGTGTCGTGGTGGGCGGCGTCGTGGGCGGTGCGATCGGGCACGACCTCGGTGCCCGCGAGGCCCTGCCGACCCCGGATGCCGAGACGGCGCCCGGCTTCGCCCACCTCGTGGTGATCATGGACGAGAACCGCTCCTTCGACAACCTGCTCGGCTACCTCTACGACGCGGGCACTCTCCCCGCCGGGCAGAGCTTCGAGGGTCTCGCCTTCGGCGACCACGCGAACACCGCGCCCGACGGCACCCGCATCCCCGCGCATCCGTACACCGGCACGACCGACGAGATCATGGGCTCGCCGAACCCCGACCCCGGCGAGCCGTATCCGCACGTCAACACGCAGCTGTTCGGCACCGTGCGGCCGCCGTACAACATCCCGGACGACGACAGCCGGCCGACGATGGACGGCTTCGTCACCGACTACGCGATCAACTGGACCGAGGTGAAGGGGGCGAGCCGCGCCCCGACGAACGCCGAGCTCGGGCAGGTGATGGGGTCGTTCACGCCCGAGATGCTGCCCGTGCTCTCGACGCTCGCGCGGGAGTTCGCGGTGTACGACCACTGGTACGCGGCCGTGCCGAGCCAGACCTTCTGCAACCGCTCCTTCTTCCACGCCTCCACCTCGCACGGCTTCGTCACCAACCAGGACGGCGGGGGCTACAGCAAGTGGCTCGACGCCCCGGCGGCGCCCACCGTGTTCAACCGCCTCGAGGATGCGGGGGTCGACTGGCGCATCTACTACGACGAGCTGCAGCTCGTCTCGCTCACCGGCGTGCTGCACGCGCCCGTGCTCGAGCGGTACTGGAAGACGGGGCACTTCGCCACGATGACCCAGTTCTACGACGACGTCGCGCACGGCCGGCTGCCGGCCTACTCGTTCATCGAGCCGCGGATGGCGTACAACCACAACGACTTCCACCCCGCCTTCGGCGAGTTGCGCGAGAGCGACGTCGACGGCACCGAGGTCATCGACTCCGCGATCTCGGATGTGCGTGCCGGCGAGCTGCTGCTGCACAACATCTACACGGCCATCCGCGGCAGCGGCACCGGGGCGGGCTCGAACGCGCTCAACACGATGCTGCTCATCACCTTCGACGAGCACGGCGGCACCTACGATCACGTGGCGCCGCCCGCGGCCGAGCCGCCCGAGGAGGATGCGGAGCCCGGCGAGATGGGGTTCACCTTCCACCGCCTCGGGTGCCGGGTGCCCGCGATCGCGGTCTCGGCGTGGACGGCCGCCGGCACGATCGTGCACGACGAGATGCACCACGGGGCGCTCGCGGCGACCCTCAGCCGGCTGCACGGGCTCGAGCCGCTGAGCCGCCGGGATGCGGAGGCGACACCGCTCTTCAACGCCGTGAACCTCGGCGTCGCGCGCGACCCGTCCACGTGGCCCACCACGACCCCGCAGTACCTGCCGCCGAACCCGCAGGCGGAGGACCCGCATCCGGGCAACGCCCACCGCGACAAGCCGCTCAGCCCGCCGGCGCAGGGGCTGCTCGGCCTCCTGTTGGCGAAGTACGGGAACCCGGAGCACATCGATCCGAAGACGTACGGCGACGCCTACCAGGTGCTCACGACGTACGGCACCGGCCTGTTCGGCACGGCCGCGTCGACGCCGACCGAGGCCCCGCCGACCCCGATCCCCTGA
- the idi gene encoding isopentenyl-diphosphate Delta-isomerase, with product MSASPEGTDLVLLLDDDGKPIGTAPKATVHTTDTPLHFAFSVHVVNPLGRMLVTRRALGKDTFAGVWTNAFCGHPAPGETALDAIARRAEAEIGIPVREVEIVLPHFRYRATDANGIVENEICPVFRAVVDSDPKPSSTEVAEWVWAEPMSVRMAVSAAPFAFSPWFALQLAAWPAGK from the coding sequence GTGTCAGCCTCCCCCGAGGGCACCGACCTCGTCCTCCTCCTCGACGACGACGGCAAGCCGATCGGCACCGCGCCCAAGGCGACCGTGCACACGACCGACACCCCGCTGCACTTCGCGTTCTCCGTGCACGTCGTCAACCCGCTCGGCCGGATGCTGGTGACGCGCCGCGCACTCGGCAAGGACACCTTCGCGGGCGTCTGGACGAACGCCTTCTGCGGCCACCCGGCACCCGGCGAGACCGCCCTCGACGCGATCGCGCGCCGGGCGGAGGCCGAGATCGGCATCCCGGTGCGCGAGGTCGAGATCGTGCTGCCGCACTTCCGCTACCGCGCCACCGACGCGAACGGCATCGTCGAGAACGAGATCTGCCCGGTGTTCCGCGCCGTGGTCGACTCCGACCCGAAGCCCTCGAGCACCGAGGTCGCCGAGTGGGTGTGGGCCGAGCCGATGTCGGTGCGCATGGCCGTGTCGGCCGCGCCGTTCGCCTTCAGCCCCTGGTTCGCCCTGCAGCTCGCCGCCTGGCCGGCCGGCAAGTAG
- a CDS encoding cysteine desulfurase-like protein — translation MSYDVAAFRAQFPALATGVAHFDGPGGTQTPTAVGEAIARTLTGPLSNRGTSTRSERNATDAVLAMRAAVGALLNVPASGVVYGRSATQLAYDFSRHLSRDWHPGDEVVVTRLDHDSNVRPWVQAAERTGATVRWIQLDPATGELRLDELRDVLSERTRVVALTAASNLIGTIPPVRAVADAAHAVGALVYVDAVHYAAHELVDRAELGADFVVCSPYKFLGPHCAVLGADPELLATIRPDKLAPSTDAVPERFEFGTLPYELMAGVTAAVEVLAAIAPGAATTRREALAASFAAVHAHESALLARLEAGIAELGDRVVVYSRAARRTPTLLLGFPGRSAEEASALLAARDVHAPASNFYALEASRALGLGDAGALRAGLAPYSTADEVDRLLDGIRAFLTS, via the coding sequence ATGAGCTACGACGTCGCCGCCTTCCGGGCGCAGTTCCCCGCACTCGCGACGGGGGTGGCGCACTTCGACGGCCCGGGCGGCACGCAGACCCCGACCGCGGTCGGCGAGGCGATCGCCCGCACCCTCACGGGCCCGCTCTCGAACCGCGGCACCTCGACCCGGTCGGAGCGCAACGCGACGGATGCCGTGCTCGCCATGCGCGCCGCCGTCGGCGCGCTGCTGAACGTGCCGGCATCCGGTGTCGTCTACGGGCGCAGCGCCACCCAGCTCGCCTACGACTTCTCCCGGCATCTCTCGCGGGACTGGCATCCGGGCGACGAGGTCGTCGTGACGCGCCTCGACCACGACTCGAACGTGCGGCCCTGGGTGCAGGCGGCCGAGCGCACGGGCGCGACGGTGCGCTGGATCCAGCTCGACCCGGCGACGGGTGAGCTGCGGCTCGACGAGCTGCGCGACGTGCTCTCGGAGCGCACGCGCGTGGTCGCGCTCACGGCCGCCTCGAACCTCATCGGCACGATCCCGCCCGTGCGGGCGGTCGCGGATGCGGCGCACGCGGTCGGCGCGCTCGTGTACGTCGACGCGGTGCACTACGCCGCCCACGAGCTCGTCGACCGGGCGGAGCTGGGTGCCGACTTCGTCGTCTGCTCGCCGTACAAGTTCCTCGGGCCGCACTGCGCGGTGCTCGGCGCCGACCCCGAACTGCTCGCGACGATCCGCCCCGACAAGCTCGCGCCGTCGACGGACGCGGTGCCCGAGCGGTTCGAGTTCGGCACCCTGCCCTACGAGCTCATGGCGGGCGTCACGGCGGCGGTCGAGGTGCTCGCGGCGATCGCGCCGGGCGCCGCGACGACGCGCCGGGAGGCGCTCGCCGCATCCTTCGCCGCGGTGCACGCGCACGAGTCGGCGCTGCTCGCGCGACTCGAGGCGGGGATCGCGGAGCTCGGCGACCGGGTGGTCGTCTACTCGCGTGCGGCCCGCCGCACCCCGACCCTGCTGCTCGGCTTCCCGGGGCGCTCGGCCGAGGAGGCCTCCGCCCTCCTCGCGGCGCGCGACGTGCACGCGCCGGCCTCCAACTTCTACGCCCTCGAGGCGTCGCGCGCCCTCGGCCTGGGCGACGCGGGGGCGCTGCGCGCGGGACTCGCCCCCTACTCGACGGCCGACGAGGTCGATCGACTGCTCGACGGCATCCGCGCGTTCCTGACATCCTGA
- a CDS encoding winged helix-turn-helix domain-containing protein: protein MEPIEQQPSSPQHPGIDHVLTMEALRALAHPLRVRIYDELSAYGPLTASGLAARLGESSGSTSYHLRQLEKHGLVREDVGRGDRRDRWWERSPGSIATPDAYTLPPGSADRLAAQLVDEEWMRARRASLEEFLAQGESVFDRVWLDATSFDTINLRLTPEQLHGLMSGIDAVLREYIDAYKTTPTPGSRPVQLQVNAFPLVRGEVTPEGE from the coding sequence ATGGAACCCATCGAGCAGCAGCCGAGCAGCCCGCAGCATCCCGGCATCGACCACGTGCTGACGATGGAGGCGCTCCGCGCCCTCGCGCATCCGCTGCGGGTGCGCATCTACGACGAGCTCTCCGCGTACGGCCCGCTCACGGCGAGCGGTCTCGCCGCACGGCTCGGCGAGTCGAGCGGGTCGACCAGCTACCACCTGCGCCAGCTCGAGAAGCACGGCCTCGTCCGTGAGGATGTCGGGCGCGGCGACCGCCGCGACCGCTGGTGGGAGCGCAGCCCGGGCTCGATCGCCACCCCCGACGCGTACACGCTGCCGCCGGGCAGCGCAGACCGTCTCGCCGCCCAACTCGTCGACGAGGAGTGGATGCGCGCCCGCCGGGCGAGCCTCGAGGAGTTCCTCGCCCAGGGCGAGAGCGTCTTCGACCGCGTCTGGCTCGACGCGACGTCGTTCGACACCATCAACCTCCGGCTCACGCCCGAGCAGCTGCACGGGCTCATGAGCGGCATCGACGCCGTGCTCCGCGAGTACATCGACGCCTACAAGACGACCCCCACGCCGGGCAGCCGCCCGGTGCAACTCCAGGTCAACGCCTTCCCGCTCGTGCGCGGGGAGGTCACCCCGGAAGGAGAGTGA
- a CDS encoding SLC13 family permease: MTFELLVVLAVLAAAIVLFALGRPRMDVVALLVIVALPLTGILTVPEALSGFSDPNVILIAALFVVGAGLSRTGVTYRLGDLLSARAGSNRTLLVVLLMLAVALLGSIMSSTGVVAIFIPVALSIAARTGMSPRQLLMPLSFAGLISGMLTLIATAPNLVVDAELRRAGFTGFGFFTFTPIGLVVLVLGVGYMLVARRFLGGEASAPGVARNFEVLVADYGADTRARTFRVGSGSPLIGRALLGLEIGEVHTSVLAIQRGRFLRGPELLTSTETTVKGGDELVFDLAPPEERLEGLGLEEVETPGDFFDTYSRQVGMAELLVVPDSRLAAKTVVEARIRSRYDVTVLGLRHHGRPPGQDYHRVRLAVGDTLLVTGTWDAIHRLRRESADLVVLDLPTEAAEAAPAANRAPYALVAVGVMIALMVTGVVPNVIAALIAALLMGVFRAIDLPSAYRAIHWPTLLLIAGMLPVAQALEKTGGVQLAADGLLAVLGGAGPYVVLALLFAVTALVGMFVSNTATAVLLAPVAITAAQHLGYSPYPFAMIVAIAASAAFLTPVSSPVNTLVVEPGRYRLADFVRIGTPFTLIVLVVSVFLVPVVLPF, encoded by the coding sequence ATGACCTTCGAGCTGCTCGTGGTGCTCGCCGTGCTCGCCGCCGCCATCGTGCTCTTCGCGCTCGGGCGCCCCCGGATGGACGTGGTGGCGCTCCTCGTGATCGTCGCGCTGCCGCTCACCGGGATCCTGACCGTGCCGGAGGCGCTGTCGGGCTTCTCGGATCCGAACGTCATCCTCATCGCGGCGCTCTTCGTGGTGGGTGCGGGCCTCTCGCGCACGGGCGTCACCTACCGGCTCGGCGACCTGCTGTCGGCGCGCGCCGGCAGCAACCGCACCCTGCTCGTGGTGCTGCTCATGCTGGCCGTCGCGCTGCTCGGCTCGATCATGAGCTCGACGGGTGTGGTGGCGATCTTCATCCCCGTGGCGCTCAGCATCGCGGCGCGCACCGGGATGTCGCCGCGGCAGCTGCTCATGCCGCTCAGCTTCGCGGGCCTCATCTCGGGCATGCTCACGCTCATCGCGACGGCCCCCAACCTGGTTGTGGATGCCGAGCTGCGTCGCGCGGGGTTCACCGGTTTCGGCTTCTTCACCTTCACGCCGATCGGTCTCGTGGTGCTCGTACTCGGCGTCGGCTACATGCTCGTCGCGCGCCGCTTCCTCGGCGGCGAGGCGAGCGCGCCGGGCGTCGCGCGCAACTTCGAGGTGCTCGTCGCCGACTACGGCGCCGACACCCGGGCGCGCACCTTCCGCGTCGGGTCGGGCTCGCCGCTCATCGGCCGCGCCCTGCTCGGTCTGGAGATCGGCGAGGTGCACACCTCGGTGCTGGCGATCCAGCGCGGCCGTTTCCTGCGCGGCCCCGAGCTGCTGACGAGCACCGAGACCACGGTGAAGGGCGGCGACGAGCTCGTCTTCGACCTCGCGCCGCCCGAGGAGCGCCTGGAGGGCCTCGGGCTCGAGGAGGTCGAGACGCCGGGCGACTTCTTCGACACCTACTCGCGGCAGGTGGGGATGGCGGAGCTGCTCGTCGTGCCCGACTCGCGACTCGCCGCGAAGACGGTCGTCGAGGCGCGCATCCGCAGCCGCTACGACGTCACCGTGCTGGGGCTGCGCCACCACGGCCGCCCTCCCGGGCAGGACTACCACCGGGTGCGGCTCGCGGTGGGCGACACCCTGCTCGTGACGGGCACCTGGGATGCCATCCACCGGCTCCGCCGCGAGAGCGCCGACCTCGTCGTACTCGACCTCCCGACCGAGGCGGCCGAGGCGGCGCCGGCCGCCAACCGGGCGCCCTACGCGCTCGTCGCGGTGGGCGTCATGATCGCGCTCATGGTGACGGGCGTCGTGCCGAACGTCATCGCGGCGCTCATCGCCGCCCTGCTCATGGGCGTCTTCCGCGCGATCGACCTGCCGAGCGCCTACCGTGCCATCCACTGGCCGACGCTGCTGCTCATCGCGGGCATGCTGCCGGTCGCGCAGGCGCTCGAGAAGACCGGCGGGGTGCAGCTCGCGGCCGACGGCCTGCTGGCGGTGCTCGGCGGGGCGGGCCCCTACGTGGTGCTGGCGCTGCTGTTCGCGGTGACCGCGCTCGTCGGCATGTTCGTCTCCAACACGGCGACCGCCGTGCTGCTCGCACCCGTCGCGATCACGGCCGCGCAGCACCTCGGCTACTCGCCGTACCCGTTCGCGATGATCGTGGCGATCGCCGCATCCGCCGCGTTCCTCACGCCCGTGTCGTCGCCCGTCAACACGCTCGTCGTGGAACCCGGCCGCTACCGCCTCGCCGACTTCGTGCGGATCGGCACCCCGTTCACCCTCATCGTGCTCGTGGTGAGCGTGTTCCTGGTGCCCGTGGTGCTGCCGTTCTGA
- a CDS encoding biliverdin-producing heme oxygenase has protein sequence MTVLPFSQALRERTWASHSDSEGAGFMTDLMKGEGTREDYIALVAQHYFIYEAIEGAEQVFAGDPVVAHFATPRLTRLPALEADLEYLLGADWREQIEPLPTTVAYVDRIRRVAAERWSGGFVAHHYTRYLGDLSGGQFIRKVMQRRFGFETNGVGFYLFDEIADPKEFKETYREQLDAVGWDAAERERVIDEVLLAYRFNTELFEDLARAKAAA, from the coding sequence GTGACCGTGCTGCCCTTCTCCCAGGCCCTCCGCGAGCGCACCTGGGCCAGCCACTCCGACAGCGAGGGCGCCGGCTTCATGACCGACCTCATGAAGGGCGAGGGCACCCGCGAGGACTACATCGCCCTCGTCGCCCAGCACTACTTCATCTACGAGGCCATCGAGGGCGCCGAGCAGGTGTTCGCGGGCGACCCCGTCGTCGCCCACTTCGCGACCCCGCGCCTCACCCGCCTGCCGGCGCTGGAGGCCGACCTCGAGTACCTGCTCGGCGCCGACTGGCGCGAGCAGATCGAGCCGCTGCCCACCACCGTCGCCTACGTCGACCGCATCCGCCGCGTCGCCGCCGAGCGCTGGTCGGGCGGCTTCGTCGCCCACCACTACACGCGCTACCTCGGCGACCTCTCGGGCGGCCAGTTCATCCGCAAGGTCATGCAGCGCCGCTTCGGCTTCGAGACGAACGGGGTGGGCTTCTACCTCTTCGACGAGATCGCCGACCCGAAGGAGTTCAAGGAGACCTACCGCGAGCAGCTCGACGCCGTCGGCTGGGATGCCGCGGAGCGCGAGCGCGTCATCGACGAGGTGCTGCTGGCCTACCGCTTCAACACCGAGCTCTTCGAGGACCTGGCCCGGGCGAAGGCCGCCGCGTAG
- the dcd gene encoding dCTP deaminase → MLLSDRDIAAELDAGRIGLAPLDRAMIQPSSIDVRLDRYFRLFDNHKYPFIDPAEEQPELTRLIEAKPGEPFILHPGEFVLGSTFELVTLPDDIAARLEGKSSLGRLGLLTHSTAGFVDPGFSGHVTLELSNVATLPIKLWPGMKIGQLCFIRTSSPVINAYGSGPYANRYQGQRGPTASRSWQNFHRTDVTTTDAGAPGS, encoded by the coding sequence ATGCTGCTCAGCGACCGCGACATCGCCGCCGAACTCGACGCCGGACGCATCGGCCTCGCACCGCTCGATCGAGCGATGATCCAGCCGTCGAGCATCGACGTGCGCCTCGACCGGTACTTCCGGCTGTTCGACAACCACAAGTACCCCTTCATCGACCCCGCCGAGGAGCAGCCCGAGCTCACCCGTCTCATCGAGGCGAAGCCGGGCGAGCCGTTCATCCTGCACCCCGGCGAGTTCGTGCTCGGCTCGACCTTCGAGCTCGTCACGCTGCCCGACGACATCGCCGCGCGGCTCGAGGGCAAGAGCTCGCTCGGACGCCTCGGCCTGCTCACCCACTCGACCGCCGGCTTCGTCGACCCCGGCTTCTCCGGTCACGTCACGCTCGAGCTCTCCAACGTCGCGACCCTGCCGATCAAGCTGTGGCCGGGCATGAAGATCGGCCAGCTCTGCTTCATCCGCACGAGCTCGCCCGTCATCAACGCCTACGGCTCGGGCCCCTACGCGAACCGCTACCAGGGGCAGCGTGGACCCACGGCATCCCGTTCGTGGCAGAACTTCCACCGCACCGACGTCACCACGACCGACGCGGGCGCCCCGGGCTCGTGA
- a CDS encoding DUF4383 domain-containing protein, protein MTPNRIVAAIVGTLSGILGGTGIAVAAAIGGGEALVFGLFGTNLLLGAVQLALAVALVSGFLRGDAAARVVNIAAGTVLLLLGLFGLFTVGTPANVLALNGADNVLHFAGSVALLATGLGAPRGERPPS, encoded by the coding sequence ATGACGCCCAACCGGATCGTGGCCGCGATCGTGGGCACCCTCTCCGGCATCCTGGGCGGCACGGGCATCGCCGTCGCCGCGGCCATCGGGGGCGGCGAGGCGCTCGTCTTCGGCCTGTTCGGCACCAACCTGCTGCTCGGCGCCGTGCAGCTCGCCCTCGCGGTCGCGCTCGTGAGCGGCTTCCTGCGCGGGGATGCGGCGGCCCGCGTCGTGAACATCGCGGCCGGCACCGTGCTGCTGCTGCTCGGGCTGTTCGGGCTGTTCACGGTCGGCACCCCGGCCAACGTCTTGGCGCTCAACGGCGCCGACAACGTGCTGCACTTCGCGGGCTCGGTCGCGCTGCTCGCGACCGGACTCGGAGCGCCGCGCGGCGAGCGCCCCCCGAGCTGA
- a CDS encoding DUF4386 domain-containing protein, translating into MPAHRRLSLAAGLLYLATFAASIPAALLYAPLLAGAARPDPVAARTAALLEVALALSCIGTAVVLAPVVRRVSEVAALGFVAARTLEAGIIVLGVVAVLTLSGVRATAAPDDAVAQALVEVHRWAFLLGPGLIPAINALFLAPALFRARFVPRAIPLVGMVGIPLLLASASATVFGVFDQTSPPAALAAAPIALWELGLGLWLSIRGFRADAVERLV; encoded by the coding sequence GTGCCCGCCCACCGTCGCCTGTCCCTCGCCGCGGGGCTGCTCTACCTCGCCACCTTCGCGGCCTCGATCCCGGCCGCCCTCCTCTACGCGCCCCTGCTCGCGGGCGCCGCGCGTCCGGACCCCGTCGCCGCGCGAACCGCCGCGCTGCTCGAGGTGGCGCTCGCGCTCAGCTGCATCGGCACCGCGGTCGTGCTCGCACCGGTCGTGCGCCGGGTGAGCGAGGTGGCGGCGCTCGGCTTCGTGGCGGCGCGCACCCTGGAGGCGGGCATCATCGTGCTCGGGGTGGTCGCCGTGTTGACGCTCTCGGGCGTGCGGGCGACGGCGGCGCCCGACGACGCCGTCGCGCAGGCGCTCGTCGAGGTGCACCGCTGGGCGTTCCTGCTGGGCCCCGGCCTCATCCCGGCGATCAACGCGCTGTTCCTCGCCCCCGCCCTCTTCCGTGCACGCTTCGTGCCGCGGGCGATCCCGCTGGTCGGCATGGTCGGCATCCCGCTGCTGCTCGCCTCGGCATCCGCGACCGTGTTCGGCGTCTTCGACCAGACCTCGCCGCCGGCCGCCCTCGCGGCCGCACCCATCGCCCTCTGGGAGCTCGGCCTCGGACTGTGGCTCAGCATCCGCGGATTCCGGGCGGATGCCGTCGAGCGCCTCGTATAG